Proteins encoded together in one Mycobacterium simiae window:
- a CDS encoding SDR family NAD(P)-dependent oxidoreductase, whose amino-acid sequence MTINDYTVLVTGAGGGVGHGIARALALDGAHVFIATRSDNGRAIAAELVESGHRASWVRCDVTVRESVVGAVDAAVRGTGRLDALIHNATSNASSQPHRLQDVDEALWQDHIGVSVTGAYHCASAAFEALCERAGTFLVMTSPAGIEGSATLPLYATVKGALRGFAKSLAREWGPHGITVNVISPLAYSPAMTAAIEAEPAMEERLARRIPLGRIGDPQIDIGSAVTFLVGPRARYLTGQTIGVDGGHFTNL is encoded by the coding sequence ATGACGATCAACGATTACACGGTGCTGGTCACCGGAGCCGGTGGCGGCGTGGGGCACGGAATCGCCCGCGCCCTCGCACTGGACGGCGCCCACGTCTTCATTGCCACCCGATCGGACAACGGAAGAGCCATCGCCGCCGAACTCGTGGAGAGTGGTCATCGGGCGAGCTGGGTCCGCTGTGACGTCACCGTCCGGGAGTCCGTAGTCGGCGCTGTCGATGCCGCAGTGCGCGGCACTGGGCGCCTTGATGCCCTGATCCACAACGCCACAAGCAACGCATCCAGCCAGCCGCACCGCCTCCAGGACGTCGACGAGGCGTTGTGGCAGGACCACATCGGCGTCTCGGTGACGGGCGCGTATCACTGCGCGAGCGCGGCTTTCGAGGCGCTGTGCGAACGCGCAGGGACCTTCTTGGTGATGACCTCGCCCGCCGGTATCGAGGGGAGCGCCACACTACCGCTGTACGCCACGGTGAAAGGAGCACTGCGGGGCTTCGCCAAAAGCCTGGCACGCGAATGGGGGCCTCACGGCATCACCGTCAACGTCATCTCGCCGCTCGCCTACTCGCCCGCTATGACCGCGGCCATCGAAGCGGAGCCCGCAATGGAGGAGCGGCTCGCACGGCGGATCCCACTGGGCCGCATCGGCGATCCGCAGATCGACATCGGTTCGGCCGTCACGTTCCTCGTGGGCCCGCGCGCCAGATACCTCACCGGCCAGACCATCGGGGTCGACGGCGGCCACTTCACCAACCTCTAG
- a CDS encoding class I adenylate-forming enzyme family protein, with product MTPHPIAQTYWSLIEAAARAHPERVVLIDDYGRKLTSAQLREAALTCAAALAQWGIGAGTVVSWQLPSTLETMVVMVALARLGAIQNPVLPIWRESELRFVTTQLATDVMIVPGVWRNFDHTALAHKISADRSMSVVVVDHGAPIAVGLRLPVGDPAALPPPPHSGEEPRWIYYSSGTTAAPKGARHCDRSVIAGSAGVVGIVGASSSDVNPIAFPVSHIGGAAMLAAALRTGMRLVLFDAFDPVETPFAIAAHRPTLLGSATPFFVAFMAAQRAHGSEPLFPDLRGCVGGGAPITPALGREVRQVFSVNGVANSWGLTEFPVATSQAPSGPPELLDRTVGKPVPGVSVRVVDESEREVGCGVEGELRLKGPPCFLGYVDASLDAQAFDAEGWFRTGDLGRIDRQGNVVVTGRIKDAIIRNAENISALEIEGVLASHPAIADVAVIGVPDERTGERVCAVVVARPGATVTLSSVSEHCQARGLSKHKTPERLEIVDALPRNLTGKVLKTELRTRFGSR from the coding sequence GTGACCCCGCATCCCATCGCCCAGACTTACTGGTCGCTGATCGAGGCCGCAGCTCGGGCGCACCCCGAACGGGTGGTGCTCATCGACGACTACGGGCGAAAGTTGACCAGCGCACAGCTGCGGGAGGCCGCCTTGACGTGTGCAGCGGCACTGGCGCAATGGGGGATTGGGGCGGGAACGGTCGTGTCGTGGCAACTGCCGAGCACACTGGAGACGATGGTCGTCATGGTGGCGTTGGCGCGCCTCGGTGCGATCCAGAACCCGGTACTGCCGATCTGGCGGGAGAGTGAACTGCGTTTTGTGACAACGCAACTCGCGACCGACGTCATGATCGTTCCCGGAGTGTGGCGTAACTTCGACCACACCGCGCTCGCGCATAAGATCAGCGCTGACCGTTCCATGTCTGTCGTGGTCGTCGACCACGGCGCGCCCATCGCCGTCGGACTTCGGCTGCCGGTCGGTGATCCGGCGGCGCTGCCGCCACCGCCGCACTCCGGCGAGGAACCGCGCTGGATCTACTATTCCTCGGGCACCACGGCAGCCCCGAAGGGCGCGCGGCACTGCGACCGTTCGGTCATCGCCGGCTCGGCAGGCGTTGTCGGTATCGTGGGCGCCTCCAGCAGCGATGTCAACCCCATCGCGTTCCCGGTTTCGCACATCGGAGGCGCCGCCATGCTCGCTGCGGCGCTCCGTACCGGCATGCGGCTGGTGTTGTTCGACGCCTTCGATCCGGTCGAGACCCCCTTCGCCATCGCGGCGCATCGACCGACGCTGCTGGGCAGCGCGACCCCGTTCTTCGTCGCATTCATGGCCGCACAGCGCGCACATGGCAGCGAGCCGTTATTTCCCGATCTGCGGGGGTGTGTCGGCGGTGGCGCGCCTATCACGCCCGCGTTGGGTCGTGAAGTGCGACAGGTATTTTCAGTCAACGGGGTGGCCAATTCCTGGGGCCTGACCGAGTTCCCGGTCGCTACCTCTCAAGCGCCGAGCGGCCCGCCGGAGCTGCTGGACCGCACCGTGGGCAAACCTGTCCCAGGCGTTTCGGTGCGAGTCGTCGATGAATCCGAGCGAGAAGTCGGGTGCGGTGTGGAGGGCGAACTGCGGCTCAAGGGGCCGCCGTGCTTCCTGGGCTACGTCGATGCATCCTTGGATGCCCAAGCATTCGATGCCGAGGGGTGGTTCCGCACAGGCGATCTAGGACGCATCGACCGCCAGGGCAACGTCGTCGTCACGGGACGCATCAAGGATGCGATCATCCGCAACGCGGAGAACATCTCGGCGCTCGAGATCGAGGGCGTGCTGGCCAGCCACCCTGCGATCGCCGACGTCGCGGTCATCGGGGTACCCGATGAGCGGACCGGTGAACGGGTGTGCGCTGTCGTCGTCGCTCGCCCCGGCGCGACGGTGACGCTTTCCTCGGTTTCCGAGCACTGCCAAGCCCGAGGACTGAGCAAGCACAAGACGCCCGAGAGACTCGAGATCGTCGATGCGCTGCCTCGCAACCTCACCGGCAAGGTACTCAAGACCGAACTACGGACCCGGTTCGGGAGCCGATGA
- a CDS encoding amidohydrolase family protein — MTTKLDYGIFDCDTHCYETRDAFTRYLPEEFRDRAITTVRGADGVEVILAGHRVATFNSEGGLGLDVAYRPGSLKEMLKQMGSGNPEESYEPQPMQPEFVERAARLAVMADQNIERMVIYPSGMALAAEHYVDDTPALYANLRSFNRWFDEEWGFDYEGRIYATALMSLRDLDSAIAETEAIIAQGAKFVLLPTGPAYGRSPGDPYFDPVYARLQEAGCVLVFHIMPFWYFNAISPAWGQNPDPASWHMSAWQWMNIYGQRPIEETLSALIFDNLFGRFPDLKVLVAEHGAEWVPFFVRHMDKSRGMGRNGPWIGGKLTERPSAIFRRHVRVVPYPEDDIPAVVAGLGYDDCLVMGSDYPHAEGLAVPAEFAKLLDPLDDAAKRRIMRDNADQLLTRS; from the coding sequence GTGACGACGAAACTCGATTACGGCATCTTTGACTGCGATACCCACTGCTACGAGACCCGGGATGCGTTCACCCGCTACCTGCCCGAAGAGTTCCGGGACCGGGCGATCACCACCGTGCGCGGGGCGGACGGCGTCGAGGTGATCCTAGCCGGGCATCGCGTCGCTACCTTTAACAGCGAGGGCGGTCTGGGCCTGGACGTCGCTTACCGGCCCGGCTCGCTCAAGGAGATGCTCAAGCAAATGGGATCGGGCAACCCTGAGGAGTCCTACGAGCCCCAGCCCATGCAACCGGAATTCGTCGAGCGTGCCGCACGCCTGGCCGTCATGGCGGACCAAAACATCGAGCGCATGGTCATCTATCCGAGCGGTATGGCGCTGGCGGCCGAACACTATGTCGACGACACGCCCGCACTGTATGCGAATCTGCGCTCGTTCAACCGATGGTTCGACGAGGAGTGGGGCTTCGACTACGAAGGCAGGATCTACGCCACGGCGCTGATGTCGTTGCGCGACTTGGATTCTGCGATCGCAGAGACGGAAGCGATCATCGCCCAAGGTGCAAAATTCGTACTGCTGCCAACAGGGCCGGCGTATGGCCGGTCGCCGGGCGACCCGTACTTCGACCCCGTTTATGCGCGCCTGCAGGAGGCCGGCTGCGTGCTGGTGTTTCATATCATGCCGTTCTGGTACTTCAACGCGATCTCGCCCGCATGGGGACAGAACCCTGACCCCGCCTCGTGGCACATGTCGGCGTGGCAGTGGATGAATATCTATGGGCAGCGGCCGATCGAGGAGACCTTGTCCGCCCTCATCTTCGACAACCTCTTTGGCCGCTTCCCCGATCTGAAAGTCCTCGTCGCCGAACACGGGGCGGAGTGGGTGCCCTTCTTCGTCAGGCACATGGACAAGAGCCGGGGCATGGGCCGCAACGGGCCGTGGATCGGGGGCAAGTTGACGGAGCGCCCGTCGGCGATCTTCCGCCGCCACGTCCGCGTGGTGCCGTATCCCGAGGACGACATCCCCGCGGTCGTCGCGGGTCTGGGTTACGACGACTGCCTGGTGATGGGCTCGGATTATCCGCACGCCGAAGGCCTGGCCGTGCCGGCCGAGTTCGCCAAGCTGCTCGATCCGCTCGACGATGCCGCCAAGCGGCGAATCATGCGCGACAACGCCGACCAGCTGCTCACCCGCAGCTAA
- a CDS encoding acyl-CoA dehydrogenase family protein gives MADEDVDLDLLRASAREFLAERGDRGTVKDLAAMDWTGLLVDEVMGGVGWRPVEACVVAEELGRAQDGSAWFGTTMGAAALASAPEDVRQQWLPGLLAGTHCSLTAGFATVGEAARILRGDHIDIVITLGSNGIHLLRDLNRDRFELDADLLDVTRTAWRIDVTDVPSALIGSAERADELTAVARLLVAADSVGAVSMTLERLTGYLKERIAFGAPIASFQAIQHRLVELLVFEVKARAVIMRAARALASADQRATLLSAAAHAFVAAKATAAVDECMQLSGGIGFTWEYPLHHELRRVFTNGHLVGTARSSRALVAEVSGW, from the coding sequence ATGGCAGACGAGGACGTTGACCTCGACCTGTTGAGAGCGTCGGCACGGGAGTTTTTGGCCGAACGCGGTGACAGAGGAACGGTCAAGGACCTTGCGGCGATGGACTGGACCGGGCTGCTCGTCGACGAGGTGATGGGCGGCGTCGGCTGGCGTCCGGTCGAGGCCTGCGTCGTGGCCGAGGAGCTCGGGCGAGCGCAGGACGGGTCGGCATGGTTCGGAACCACGATGGGCGCCGCGGCGCTCGCCTCCGCGCCCGAGGACGTCAGGCAGCAGTGGCTGCCGGGCCTGCTCGCCGGCACCCACTGCTCCCTGACGGCCGGCTTCGCCACCGTGGGGGAGGCCGCACGGATCCTTCGCGGCGACCATATCGATATTGTGATTACATTGGGCAGCAACGGAATTCACCTCTTGCGTGACCTGAATCGCGACCGGTTCGAGCTGGACGCCGATCTGCTGGACGTGACGAGAACGGCGTGGCGTATCGACGTGACGGACGTGCCCAGCGCGTTGATCGGTTCTGCGGAACGGGCCGACGAGTTGACCGCCGTGGCTCGGTTGCTTGTTGCCGCCGACTCCGTGGGTGCGGTGTCGATGACCCTGGAACGGTTGACGGGATACCTCAAGGAACGCATCGCATTCGGCGCGCCGATTGCGAGTTTTCAAGCGATCCAGCACCGGCTCGTGGAACTGCTCGTCTTCGAGGTCAAAGCGCGCGCGGTCATCATGAGGGCGGCGCGGGCACTCGCTTCGGCCGACCAAAGGGCGACTTTGCTCTCGGCGGCTGCGCACGCGTTCGTCGCGGCGAAGGCCACTGCCGCCGTAGACGAGTGCATGCAGTTGTCCGGCGGCATCGGCTTCACGTGGGAGTATCCGCTGCACCACGAGCTGCGGCGCGTCTTCACCAACGGCCATTTGGTAGGTACGGCGCGCTCCAGTCGGGCGCTGGTGGCGGAGGTGTCGGGGTGGTGA
- a CDS encoding TIGR03619 family F420-dependent LLM class oxidoreductase has protein sequence MEIGLVLPHSGPHASPSFIRDFAQTAEGCGIDRLWAVDHLVLPRHTDSFYVLGRKPTRVADGWLAENLAPNFELMTTLSWVAGFTNSVGLGSSISVLPLRNPIVNAKQLASLDAFSGGRLVYGVGVGWLKEEATAMGMPWDRRGARSEEHIAVLRTLWCAADPYVEFHGRFYDFAPMDSRPQPAQRPIPILVGGHSDTALERAARIGDGWISAPTSAGRLAELIATLNRFADAQGRSAANLYKVASTTYADARSLSETCDAYRRLGIDHVQVLVPGDAPRLVIDRLQEVAAAARE, from the coding sequence GTGGAAATCGGTCTCGTCCTCCCCCACAGCGGCCCACATGCATCGCCGTCCTTCATCCGCGACTTCGCTCAGACTGCCGAGGGCTGCGGTATCGACAGGCTCTGGGCGGTCGACCATCTCGTCCTGCCCCGTCACACCGACTCGTTCTATGTGCTCGGCCGTAAGCCAACGCGAGTCGCCGACGGTTGGCTCGCCGAAAATCTCGCCCCAAATTTCGAGCTGATGACCACGCTCAGTTGGGTAGCAGGGTTCACGAACAGCGTCGGGCTCGGATCATCGATTTCCGTTCTTCCTCTTCGTAATCCGATCGTCAACGCCAAGCAGCTCGCGTCGCTCGACGCGTTTTCGGGCGGCCGCCTCGTCTACGGCGTGGGAGTCGGGTGGTTGAAGGAGGAGGCAACGGCGATGGGCATGCCATGGGACCGCCGGGGTGCCCGCAGCGAGGAACACATCGCGGTCTTGCGGACACTGTGGTGCGCGGCCGATCCCTACGTCGAGTTCCACGGGCGGTTCTATGATTTCGCACCGATGGATTCGCGCCCGCAGCCCGCTCAACGACCCATTCCGATCCTGGTGGGCGGTCACTCCGATACGGCGCTCGAGCGGGCAGCGCGGATCGGAGACGGCTGGATTTCTGCGCCGACCTCCGCGGGCCGGCTGGCCGAACTCATCGCGACCCTGAACCGATTCGCCGACGCCCAAGGCAGATCGGCGGCGAACCTGTACAAGGTCGCGTCGACCACCTATGCCGACGCCCGATCATTGTCCGAAACGTGTGACGCCTACCGTCGACTGGGCATCGATCATGTACAAGTCCTCGTCCCCGGCGACGCGCCGCGACTGGTGATCGACCGCCTGCAGGAAGTCGCGGCCGCGGCGCGGGAGTGA
- a CDS encoding acyl-CoA dehydrogenase family protein has product MVSAVDRPTDAQLSDFRERVRAHIAQHAPPIQAREGHRAPETAEQEALLRAWFASLFEAGLAGADWPVEYGGRDDHHPLHDRIVSEEILRARAPRPVDQVNLAAHVLLHFGSDEQKRRLLPPIRRGEHVWCQLLSEPDAGSDIAAVRSRGVHQADGSWLLDGQKTWITDGHWADMGLALIRTDPASSRHHGLSVFAVPLSADGVEIRPIRTIGDAIEVNEVFLTSVRLGAQSLIGEVGQGWSIIMAGLDFERFGIGGNVILLELLIDDLVTVAGKALIDGAPALDSGDIRQQVAELAVEVEVAKAFIDDHVERLTSGDEQPGDGSIAKLSFAETYHRVAAYGAELAAAVTVIDPGDDDVRQAKERLRECWLWSRAYTISGGSSEMMRNILAKRRLHLPSR; this is encoded by the coding sequence GTGGTGAGCGCAGTCGACCGGCCCACCGATGCGCAGCTGTCCGACTTCAGGGAGCGGGTCAGGGCACACATCGCCCAACATGCACCGCCGATCCAAGCGCGCGAAGGCCACCGGGCGCCCGAGACTGCCGAACAAGAAGCCCTGCTGCGCGCGTGGTTCGCCAGCCTCTTCGAGGCGGGGCTAGCGGGAGCGGACTGGCCGGTCGAATACGGCGGTCGCGACGACCACCACCCGCTGCACGATCGCATCGTGAGCGAGGAAATCCTGCGTGCCCGCGCACCACGTCCGGTGGACCAGGTAAACCTCGCCGCACACGTGCTCCTGCACTTCGGATCCGACGAGCAGAAGCGGCGCCTGCTGCCACCCATCCGGCGCGGCGAACACGTCTGGTGCCAGCTGCTCAGTGAACCCGATGCCGGTAGCGATATCGCCGCAGTCCGCAGCCGCGGTGTGCACCAGGCCGATGGCAGCTGGCTCCTCGACGGACAAAAGACGTGGATCACCGACGGGCACTGGGCTGACATGGGCCTCGCCCTGATCCGCACCGACCCGGCGTCGTCGCGCCACCACGGCCTATCGGTGTTTGCCGTGCCGCTGTCCGCGGACGGTGTCGAGATCCGCCCGATCCGCACGATCGGTGACGCCATCGAGGTCAACGAGGTTTTCCTGACTTCGGTCAGGCTTGGCGCTCAGAGCCTGATCGGGGAAGTGGGGCAGGGCTGGTCGATCATCATGGCGGGCCTGGACTTTGAACGATTCGGCATCGGCGGCAACGTCATCCTGCTCGAACTGCTGATCGACGATCTGGTCACCGTGGCCGGCAAGGCGCTCATCGACGGCGCGCCCGCGCTGGACTCGGGCGACATCCGCCAGCAGGTCGCCGAGTTGGCCGTCGAAGTCGAAGTGGCCAAGGCGTTCATCGACGATCACGTGGAGCGGCTGACATCGGGCGATGAACAGCCCGGAGACGGCTCGATTGCGAAGTTGAGCTTTGCCGAGACCTATCACCGGGTCGCGGCGTATGGCGCGGAGCTGGCGGCGGCTGTGACGGTCATCGATCCGGGAGACGACGACGTGCGGCAGGCCAAAGAGCGGCTGCGCGAATGCTGGCTGTGGTCGCGCGCGTACACGATATCGGGGGGCAGCTCGGAGATGATGCGCAACATCCTCGCCAAGCGCAGACTGCACTTGCCGAGCCGGTGA
- a CDS encoding acyl-CoA dehydrogenase family protein, which yields MPSSELDELRSVVRDYLTAASPSETVRKLMVTDTGYDEASWRQMAVELGLQGIGVAEQWGGAGAGVAELAVVFEEMGRALLCSPLCSPFFATVALATQAILASGDDAAAEEFVPGFVDGSATATLVLNGRLDAWDPAAVTLRADRSGASYRIHGEAGLVIDGHTADVILVAANTESGISLLATRAGAAGVHRTPLAGLDRTRKVARLEFRGAQAALIGAEGAAGDFLARTSDLAIVALAAEQVGAAQRCLDTSVDYAKHRIQFGRPIGSFQAIKHRCADMLVQVEGARSAVSHAAEVAHTDDLPTTASVAKLVCSEAFLQAALDNMRIHGGIGFTWEHDAHLFVRRAKASQLIFGDPDYHAQRLATLVSATKGP from the coding sequence GTGCCCAGCAGTGAGCTCGATGAGCTACGCAGCGTCGTGCGCGACTACCTGACGGCCGCATCGCCCAGCGAGACCGTGCGTAAGTTGATGGTGACGGACACCGGCTACGACGAGGCGTCATGGCGCCAGATGGCCGTTGAGTTGGGCCTGCAGGGCATCGGCGTTGCCGAGCAATGGGGCGGGGCAGGTGCCGGCGTGGCCGAGCTGGCGGTGGTCTTCGAGGAAATGGGGCGCGCGCTGCTGTGCTCCCCCTTGTGCTCCCCCTTTTTCGCCACCGTGGCCCTGGCGACCCAGGCCATTCTCGCCAGCGGCGACGATGCCGCGGCGGAAGAGTTCGTCCCCGGGTTCGTCGACGGCTCCGCCACCGCGACGCTGGTCCTCAACGGCCGCCTCGACGCCTGGGACCCCGCCGCCGTGACGTTGCGGGCCGATCGCAGCGGCGCGAGCTACCGGATCCATGGTGAGGCGGGACTGGTGATCGATGGTCACACCGCGGACGTCATCCTGGTCGCGGCCAACACCGAGTCCGGCATCTCTTTGCTGGCGACTCGGGCCGGGGCAGCGGGGGTGCACCGCACACCCCTGGCCGGACTCGACCGCACGCGCAAAGTCGCCCGGCTGGAGTTTCGCGGTGCCCAGGCAGCATTGATCGGCGCGGAGGGGGCCGCGGGCGACTTCCTGGCACGCACGTCGGACCTCGCCATCGTGGCGCTGGCGGCAGAACAGGTCGGCGCGGCGCAGCGATGCCTCGACACGTCCGTCGACTACGCCAAGCATCGAATCCAGTTCGGCCGGCCAATCGGCAGTTTCCAGGCCATCAAGCATCGGTGCGCGGACATGCTGGTTCAGGTTGAGGGCGCGCGTTCGGCGGTGTCGCATGCGGCCGAGGTCGCTCACACCGACGACCTGCCGACCACCGCATCGGTCGCGAAATTGGTGTGTTCGGAAGCCTTCCTGCAGGCCGCGCTCGACAACATGCGCATCCACGGCGGTATCGGCTTCACCTGGGAACACGACGCCCATCTTTTCGTCCGCCGCGCCAAGGCCAGCCAGTTGATCTTTGGCGACCCGGACTATCACGCCCAACGCCTGGCCACGCTCGTCTCCGCAACGAAAGGACCCTAG
- a CDS encoding amidohydrolase family protein, whose protein sequence is MPQPKAFEVWDADNHMYETIDAYTRYLPEKYSEALKFVDINGRKKLQILGVITETIPNPTYEVIPTPGAWADYYRGINPEGKTLRELAEPIRCPDEFRRPDLRLALMDRQGVDGALMFPTTAGMLEERTKCDTELTHAVTHAFNRWLLEDWTFNFKDRIFPVPAISLNDPAKGVAELEWCLENGAKTVLIRPAPVPREDGTSRSPALPEFDDFWRLVESSGISVQMHNSDSGYDRYLSDWEGGDEFQGFQLTKFRGFIYEESRHIFDTLAAFIAHGVFERFPGLRIGVVENGGSWAQRLMDAFDRVYRKKPRDFSEHPGDVFRRHVWVNPFHEEDMSHLIDILGADRVMFGSDYPHPEGLAAPADFVTELENLPAATTARVMGGNLKELIAV, encoded by the coding sequence ATGCCCCAGCCCAAGGCTTTCGAAGTGTGGGATGCGGACAATCACATGTACGAGACGATCGACGCCTATACGCGATACCTGCCGGAGAAGTATTCCGAAGCATTGAAGTTCGTCGACATCAATGGCCGCAAGAAGCTGCAGATCCTGGGCGTTATCACCGAGACCATCCCCAACCCCACCTACGAGGTGATTCCCACTCCCGGCGCCTGGGCCGATTACTACCGCGGGATCAACCCGGAGGGCAAGACGCTGCGCGAGCTTGCCGAGCCGATTCGCTGTCCAGACGAGTTCCGACGTCCCGACCTGCGCCTGGCGTTGATGGACCGCCAGGGCGTTGACGGCGCGCTGATGTTTCCGACCACGGCGGGCATGCTCGAGGAACGGACCAAGTGCGACACCGAGCTCACCCACGCGGTTACCCACGCCTTCAACCGCTGGCTGCTTGAGGACTGGACGTTCAACTTCAAGGACCGTATCTTCCCCGTCCCGGCCATCTCACTCAACGATCCGGCGAAGGGCGTCGCGGAACTCGAGTGGTGCCTGGAAAACGGGGCGAAGACGGTGTTGATCCGGCCGGCGCCGGTGCCGAGGGAAGACGGCACCTCCCGCTCACCTGCCCTGCCCGAGTTCGACGACTTCTGGCGGCTCGTCGAGTCGTCGGGCATCTCGGTTCAGATGCACAACTCCGACTCCGGTTACGACCGCTACCTCTCCGATTGGGAGGGCGGTGACGAATTCCAGGGCTTCCAGCTGACGAAGTTCCGCGGATTCATCTACGAGGAGAGCCGCCACATCTTCGACACGCTGGCAGCGTTCATCGCGCACGGCGTGTTCGAGCGGTTTCCGGGCCTGCGCATCGGCGTGGTCGAGAACGGGGGGTCGTGGGCGCAGCGCCTGATGGATGCGTTCGATCGGGTGTACCGCAAGAAGCCGCGCGATTTCAGCGAGCACCCGGGGGATGTCTTCCGCAGACACGTGTGGGTGAACCCGTTCCACGAGGAGGACATGTCGCACCTCATCGACATCCTCGGTGCGGATCGGGTGATGTTCGGCTCGGACTACCCGCATCCCGAGGGATTGGCCGCGCCCGCGGACTTCGTCACGGAGCTCGAAAACCTCCCTGCGGCCACCACCGCGCGCGTAATGGGCGGCAACCTCAAGGAGCTCATCGCGGTCTAG
- a CDS encoding SDR family oxidoreductase, producing the protein MTAPHVIGRSDAISAAIAARLESVVHDVDESTQPTSDHVVIVVGVDASLEPTRIGTLRATEWHRLAEHPMRQALNALQRSYSSMRQKGGRIVLVLPSIGMTGAPCLVPYATALEGIRAMAKSAARQWASQNLIVNMIAAPLHLFAPRLSASAGHVTAAALQDDDALIESIVETTRFLLKREVTGLVGETVIVDGGAVMLP; encoded by the coding sequence ATGACAGCTCCGCACGTGATCGGGCGCAGTGATGCCATCTCGGCGGCGATCGCAGCACGTCTCGAATCAGTCGTCCACGACGTCGACGAATCGACTCAGCCGACCTCCGACCACGTTGTCATCGTGGTCGGCGTCGATGCGTCACTCGAACCAACTCGCATCGGCACGTTGCGTGCAACAGAGTGGCACCGACTCGCGGAGCATCCGATGCGACAGGCGCTGAATGCGTTGCAACGCTCGTATTCCTCGATGCGCCAAAAGGGAGGGCGCATCGTCCTGGTGCTGCCGTCCATCGGAATGACCGGGGCGCCATGCCTAGTTCCCTACGCCACCGCACTCGAGGGAATCCGTGCGATGGCCAAGTCCGCTGCTCGCCAATGGGCATCTCAAAACCTCATCGTCAATATGATCGCCGCTCCGCTTCATCTTTTCGCGCCCCGGCTGAGCGCATCGGCCGGCCACGTGACCGCGGCCGCGCTTCAGGACGATGACGCGCTCATCGAATCGATAGTCGAGACGACACGATTTCTGCTCAAGCGGGAAGTCACTGGTCTCGTCGGCGAAACCGTCATCGTCGACGGCGGAGCCGTGATGCTCCCATGA